Below is a window of Microbacterium saperdae DNA.
GTCTTCGTCGCGCTCGCCGCCTGGGTGTCCTTCCGCGACGTCTCGACCTCGCAGAAGCTGCAGTACGGCCTCGTGGCATTCCAGATCCTGATCCTCGTGCTGTTCTCCGTGATGGCGATCGTCCAGACCGTCCAGGGCGGCGCCTTCGACCCGCACATGCCGGAGCTCGCGTGGTTCAATCCCTTCGCGATCGAGGGCGGCCTGTCCGTGGTCGTGATGGGGCTGTCGGCCTCGGTCTTCATGTTCTGGGGCTGGGACGTGACCCTCACGATGAACGAGGAGGCCAAGGACCCCGAGCGCACGCCCGGACGCGCGGCCATGCTGACGGTGTTCTCGATCATCGCGATCTACCTGCTGCTCACGGTCAGCAGCCTGATGTACTCCGGAATCGGAGACGAAGGTCTCGGGCTCCTGAACGAGGACATCGGCGGCAACGTGTTCTTCGCCCTGTCCGGTCCGGTGATGGGTGGTCTGGCGTTCCTGCTCTCGCTGGCGGTGCTCACCTCGTCGGCATCGTCGCTGCAGTCGACGTTCATCTCACCGGCCAGAACCCTGCTGGCGATGGGGCACTACGGCGCCGTTCCCCGACGATTCGCCGGTGTCAGCCCGCGATTCTTCACGCCCGGATTCGCGACGATCGCCTCAGCCGTGGTCGCCGGTGGCTTCTACGCCGTGATGCGCTTCCTCAGCGAGGATGCACTGTGGGACACCATCCTCGCGCTGGGGATGATGATCTGCTTCTACTACGGCATCACCGCGCTGTCGTGCGTCTGGTACTTCCGCCACCAGTGGTTCGACTCGGGCAAGGACTTCTTCTTCAAGTTCGCCAGCCCTCTCGTCGGCGGAATCATCCTGCTGGTGCTCTTCGTGATCACCGCGATCGACAGTCTCGCGCCCGACTTCGGGTCGATCGCCATCGGCGCCGACGCGAACGGCGAGGGCGGCATCGGCATCGTGTTCTTCATCGGCGTCGGTCTGCTCGTCTTCGGCGCCGTCCTGATGCTCGTCCAGAGAATCGTCAACCCCGCCTTCTTCCGTGGCAAGACGCTGAGCATGGACGCCCCGCCCAGCAACCGCCGCCGCTGACCCCCACTCCCCACAGAAAGAGAACCCATGAGCACTCAGATCGCACCGGCCGAGCAGGCGCTGCTCGACAGCATCCCCACCGGCCTCTTCATCGGAGGCGCATGGACGGATGGCGAGACCGGCGGCACCTTCGATGTGAAGGACCCCGCGACGGGTGAGGTGATCCGCACGATCGCGGATGCGACGCCGGGCGACGGCATCCGCGCCCTCGACGCGGCCGTGGCCGCACAGGACTCGTGGGCGGCCACCGCGCCGCGCACGCGGAGCGACATCCTGCGCCGCGCGTTCGACCTCGTGCAGGCGCGCAAGGAGGACCTGGCGCTGCTGATGACGCTCGAGATGGGCAAGCCGCTCGCCGAGGCGCGCGGTGAGGTCGGCTACGGTGGCGAGTTCCTCCGCTGGTTCAGCGAGGAGGCCGTGCGCATCAACGGTCGCTACGGGCTCAACCCCGAAGGCACGGGCCACATGGTCGTGTCGCAGCGCCCGGTCGGACCGTCGTTCTTCGTCACTCCGTGGAACTTCCCGTTCGCGATGGCCACGCGCAAGATCGCGCCCGCCCTGGCGGCCGGCTGCACCGTGGTGATCAAGCCCCCGGCCCTCACGCCGCTCACGACCATGTTCTTCGTGTCGCTGCTGGAGGAGGCGGGTCTTCCCGCCGGTGTGGTCAACGTCGTGCAGACCTCGCGTTCGAGCGCTCTGTCGGCACCGATCATCGCCGACTCGCGTCTGCGCAAGCTCTCGTTCACCGGCTCGACCGAGGTGGGCCGCAAGCTCATCGCGCAGGCCGCCGAGGGCGTGCTGCGGGTGTCGATGGAGCTCGGCGGCAACGCCCCGTTCGTGGTGTTCGACGACGCCGATCTCGACAAGGCCGTGGAGGGCGCGCTGGCCGCGAAGTTCCGCAACATCGGTCAGGCGTGCACGGCGGCCAACCGCTTCATCGTGCACAAGGACATCGCGGGCGAGTTCGCCAAGCGCATCACCGAGCGCGTCGACGCCATGAAGATCGGTCGCGGCACCGAGGACGGCGTGTCGATCGGACCGCTCATCGACGATGACGCCGTGGCGAAGGCTGGAGAGCTCGTCGACGAGGCTGTGGGTCGGGGCGCCACGCTGCTCGCCGGAGGCAAGGCGCTCGACGGCGTCGGCAGCTTCTACGAGCCGACCGTGCTCACCGACGTGGTCGCCGGCAGCGCGATCCTCCGCGAGGAGATCTTCGGGCCGGTGCTCGCGATCGCGACCTTCGAGACCGAGGAAGAGGCCGTGCGCCTGGCCAACGACACCGAGTACGGCCTGGTGTCGTACGTGTTCACGGAGAGCCTGCAGCGCGGCCAGCGCATGATCGACGCGCTCGAGACCGGCATGATGGGTCTCAACGTGGGCGTCGTGTCGAACGCGGCAGCACCCTTCGGCGGCGTCAAGCAGTCCGGCGTCGGACGCGAGGGCGGCTTCGAAGGCATCCACGAGTACCTGTCCACCAAGTACACGCTGATCCCGGTCTCCTGACCGGCCCGCCGAGAGGACAAGACATGACCGACTACGCCGTCATCAACCCCGCCACCGGAGAGACGCTGGCGTCCTTCGACACCTTCACGGACGCGCAGATCGAGGAGGCCGTCGCGGCCGCCGACGAGGCCCACCGCGAATGGTCGCGCTCGTCGACCGTGGCCGAGCGCGCCGCGCTCCTGCGCCGCGCCGCCGAGCTGCACCGCGAACGTCGAGAAGCTCTCGCCGACGTGTTCGTGCGCGAGATGGGCAAGCCGCGCGAAGCGGCGCTGGGCGAGGTCGACTTCGCCGCCGACATCGCCGACTACTACGCCGACCAGGCGGAGGCGATCATGGCCGACCAGCCGATCGCGATCCTCGGAGACGGCACGGCGATCATCCGTCGTTCCTCGCTGGGGCCGCTCGTCGGCATCATGCCGTGGAACTTCCCGGCCTACCAGATCGTGCGCTTCGCAGCCCCGAACCTCATCGTCGGCAACACGATCCTGCTCAAGCCCGCCCCGCAGTGCCCCGAGTCGTCGACCGCCCTCGAGGCGATCTACCACGATGCCGGGTTCCCGAAGGGCGCGTACCAGAACGTGCTGGCGACCAACGATCAGATCGCGACGATGATCGCGGATCCTCGTGTGCAGGGTGTCTCGCTCACCGGTTCCGAACGTGCGGGAGCGGCCGTCGCCGAGATCGCCGGTCGCCACCTCAAGAAGGTCGCGCTCGAGCTCGGCGGTTCCGACCCGTTCATCCTGCTGTCCACGGATGACCTCGATGCCACGGTGCAGGCCGGCGTCGACGCACGCCTGGACAACAACGGCCAGGCCTGCAACGGCGCCAAGCGCTTCATCATCGTCGACGGTCTCTACGACTCCTTCGTCGAGAAGTTCACGGCGGCGATGGCGTCCGTCGAGGCGACCGACCCGACGCTCGACGACACCGTGCTCGGACCTGTGGCCTCGGAGACCGCGGCCGAGAACCTGCAGAAGCAGATCGATCAGGCCGTCGAGCAGGGAGCAACCCTTCTGACCGGAGGTACCCGCGACGGTGCGTTCTTCGCGCCCACCGTTCTCGCGGATGTCACACCCGAGATGAACGTCTACCGCGAGGAGCTCTTCGGCCCGGCAGCG
It encodes the following:
- a CDS encoding APC family permease; this translates as MSSTERATEPEAVTTGISRKGLSVGTVGVLGALVMGISCIAPAYTFTAGIGGAVGAVGFQVPAILLLGFIPMLLVAFGYRELNKAMPDSGTSFTWATRAFGPYVGWMAGWGLIVATILVLSNLAGIAVDFLFLLISQISGNEAIAEITRNPFVNVAVCLVFVALAAWVSFRDVSTSQKLQYGLVAFQILILVLFSVMAIVQTVQGGAFDPHMPELAWFNPFAIEGGLSVVVMGLSASVFMFWGWDVTLTMNEEAKDPERTPGRAAMLTVFSIIAIYLLLTVSSLMYSGIGDEGLGLLNEDIGGNVFFALSGPVMGGLAFLLSLAVLTSSASSLQSTFISPARTLLAMGHYGAVPRRFAGVSPRFFTPGFATIASAVVAGGFYAVMRFLSEDALWDTILALGMMICFYYGITALSCVWYFRHQWFDSGKDFFFKFASPLVGGIILLVLFVITAIDSLAPDFGSIAIGADANGEGGIGIVFFIGVGLLVFGAVLMLVQRIVNPAFFRGKTLSMDAPPSNRRR
- a CDS encoding NAD-dependent succinate-semialdehyde dehydrogenase; this encodes MSTQIAPAEQALLDSIPTGLFIGGAWTDGETGGTFDVKDPATGEVIRTIADATPGDGIRALDAAVAAQDSWAATAPRTRSDILRRAFDLVQARKEDLALLMTLEMGKPLAEARGEVGYGGEFLRWFSEEAVRINGRYGLNPEGTGHMVVSQRPVGPSFFVTPWNFPFAMATRKIAPALAAGCTVVIKPPALTPLTTMFFVSLLEEAGLPAGVVNVVQTSRSSALSAPIIADSRLRKLSFTGSTEVGRKLIAQAAEGVLRVSMELGGNAPFVVFDDADLDKAVEGALAAKFRNIGQACTAANRFIVHKDIAGEFAKRITERVDAMKIGRGTEDGVSIGPLIDDDAVAKAGELVDEAVGRGATLLAGGKALDGVGSFYEPTVLTDVVAGSAILREEIFGPVLAIATFETEEEAVRLANDTEYGLVSYVFTESLQRGQRMIDALETGMMGLNVGVVSNAAAPFGGVKQSGVGREGGFEGIHEYLSTKYTLIPVS
- a CDS encoding NAD-dependent succinate-semialdehyde dehydrogenase; protein product: MTDYAVINPATGETLASFDTFTDAQIEEAVAAADEAHREWSRSSTVAERAALLRRAAELHRERREALADVFVREMGKPREAALGEVDFAADIADYYADQAEAIMADQPIAILGDGTAIIRRSSLGPLVGIMPWNFPAYQIVRFAAPNLIVGNTILLKPAPQCPESSTALEAIYHDAGFPKGAYQNVLATNDQIATMIADPRVQGVSLTGSERAGAAVAEIAGRHLKKVALELGGSDPFILLSTDDLDATVQAGVDARLDNNGQACNGAKRFIIVDGLYDSFVEKFTAAMASVEATDPTLDDTVLGPVASETAAENLQKQIDQAVEQGATLLTGGTRDGAFFAPTVLADVTPEMNVYREELFGPAAVVYRVADEAAAVALANDTSFGLGSYVFTTDAEQAERVADKIEAGMVYVNLVLADSPELPFGGVKRSGTSRELGHLAADEFVNRKLIRIG